A genomic region of Venturia canescens isolate UGA chromosome 7, ASM1945775v1, whole genome shotgun sequence contains the following coding sequences:
- the LOC122413418 gene encoding hexosaminidase D-like yields MDDLTFGSHRLVHLDLKGAPPRVSYFEKLFPLLRTWGATGLLIEWEDTFPYSRELLQIGSNSPSVTASGYTAQEARQILQVAGDCGLAVVPLVQTFGHLEFVLKHEEWRSLREVENFPSSICPSNPGTLSLVKSLIRQIVNFHPDIQYLHIGADEIWHLGLCPTCSKRANSSKNGKWSLYLEHVVSIAQYIKETYPCLRIIVWDDMLRSIELQVLNEYYIGKYVEPMIWHYNSRETFNLPRDLWTKYSAVFPHLWAATAFKGATGSCQQIPVISHHISNHERWLEELGTHGNKVHEFRGVAFTGWSRYDHYATMCELLPTAIPSLALCIKVWLHGYSEQTHIEVAKSLGYVDHRFLHINPQLRPAPIPSNLQYPGWQVTGGIEWFLNLKTKYDHIVNNEQITTWMNPWQVANNYTNPMQLESLLVAFSDILLELSSLEAYLKVQMESVFFPAMVDEWTSSHLHPMRSRLSELKQTADNQIKLNSRC; encoded by the exons atggaCGACTTAACGTTCGGCTCGCACAG ATTGGTACATCTCGATTTGAAAGGAGCTCCACCAAGAGTCTCGTATTTCGAAAAG TTGTTTCCATTATTAAGAACATGGGGTGCTACGGGACTTCTCATAGAGTGGGAAGATACGTTTCCTTACTCTCGAGAATTATTGCAAATAGGAAGCAACAGTCCAAGTGTAACTGCCAGTGGATATACAGCTCAAGAGGCCCGCCAAATTTTACAAGTGGCCGGAGATTGCGGTTTGGCAGTTGTACCACTTGTTCAGACTTTTGGCCATCTCGAG TTTGTGTTGAAACACGAAGAATGGAGATCCCTTCGAGAAGTAGAAAATTTTCCAAGCTCCATTTGTCCATCAAATCCAGGAACATTGTCGTTGGTCAAATCTCTAATACGTCAAATAGTAAATTTTCATCCAGACATTCAGTACCTACACATAGGAGCTGATGAAATATGGCATTTGGGTTTGTGCCCGACTTGCTCAAAACGTGCTAATTCCTCCAAAAATGGCAAATGGTCGTTGTATCTGGAGCACGTGGTGTCAATCGCTCAATACATCAAAGAGACTTATCCATGTCTAAGAATAATCGTGTGGGACGACATGCTGAGATCCATAGAATTACAGGTTTTGAACG AATATTATATCGGGAAATATGTCGAACCGATGATTTGGCACTACAACTCAAGGGAAACATTCAATTTGCCACGAG ATTTATGGACTAAGTACAGCGCGGTTTTTCCCCACTTGTGGGCGGCGACAGCGTTCAAAGGTGCGACCGGCTCTTGTCAACAAATCCCTGTGATAAGTCACCACATAAGTAATCACGAGAGATGGCTCGAAGAATTGGGAACCCACggtaacaaggttcacgaatTTCGCGGTGTCGCTTTCACCGGATGGTCGAGATACGATCATTATGCAACAATGTGTGAACTTTTACCAACCGCAATACCGTCACTCGCTTTGTGCATCAAAGTTTGGCTACACGGATATTCTGAACAGACTCATATCGAAGTAGCCAAAAGTCTTGGATATGTGGATCACAGATTTCTACATATTAATCCACAATTGCGCCCGGCTCCGATTCCCAGCAATCTTCAATATCCTGGCTGGCAAGTCACCGGTGGAATCGAATGGTTTCTTAATTTAAAAACCAAATACGATCATATCGTCAATAACGAACA GATAACAACGTGGATGAACCCTTGGCAAGTCGCAAATAATTATACAAATCCCATGCAACTCGAAAGCCTCCTCGTCGCGTTCTCAGA tatACTTTTAGAGCTCTCTTCGTTGGAAGCGTACTTGAAAGTGCAGATGGAATCTGTGTTTTTTCCGGCTATGGTAGACGAATGGACAAGCTCGCATTTGCACCCAATGAGAAGTCGACTTTCGGAGCTCAAGCAAACGGCCGATAATCAAATTAAATTGAACAGCAGATGTTGA